The Xanthomonas sontii genome contains a region encoding:
- a CDS encoding efflux RND transporter permease subunit translates to MSVSAAFIKRPIGTSLLAMALLLLGLVAWPLLPVAPLPQVDFPTIQVSASLPGASPQTMASNVAQPLERQLSLIPGLSQMTSTSALGSTQVTLQFDLDRNIDAAALDVQTAINAASGQLPSGLPSAPSFRKINPAESASLILAVQSRVLPLTQVDDYADNVLAQQISRISGVGLVNLYGAQKPAVRVQVDPAKLAALGLSLEDIRSVIATTTVNAATGSIDGARQAFTVSTNDQLLQSQAWNDAVLAWRNGAPIRVHDVGTAVDGPENAKIAAWGYAGAAAPADSGIVDGRAIMIAITKQPGANVIDTVEQVKAALPKLMASIPPSVSVKILADRTQNIRASVRDVEFTLLLSIVLVVAVIFVFLRSAVVTLIPSLTVPLAILGTAALMYVLGYSLDNLSLMGLTIAVGFVVDDAIVMLENIYRHIEDGMAPLQAALQGAAEIGFTLVSISVSLVAVFIPLLLMGGIVGRLFREFAVTVSLTILVSLLVSLTLTPMLCARLLKPHAGQAQGRLARAFERGFDALLAAYRRGLETVLRHPRLTLASFLLTVATSVALFVVMPKGFFPQQDTGFISGTADSAQDSSSAAMRTRMLQLADIIRRDPDVLSFGMQAGASTFNSGTFSIALKPKDSGRTASADQVIARLRKHLAHVQGVTLFMQAGQDINVGGRLARTQYQYTLTDANLDELNTWAPKLLKAFRALPQLTDVASDQQNAAPIASLTIDRQRAASFGITPQQIDATINDAIGQRQVAQYFTQLNSYHVVLEVTPALQGDPSLFQRLYLTSPLTGKQVPLSTFATLDTSKTGYLSVSHQGQFPAVTISFNLAPGAALGDAVDAIQQAQAQLRVPATLSGSFQGTAQAFSASLRTQPYLILAALIAVYIVLGLLYESYIHPLTILSTLPSAGVGALLILMAGGYDLSVIAMIGIILLIGIVKKNGIMMVDFALHAERERGLSSRDAIFEACLMRFRPIMMTTLCALLGGLPLMLNHGAGSELRRPLGYAMVGGLLLSQLLTLFSTPIVYLYLDRLHGWYLQRRQARRARTAAPEALQP, encoded by the coding sequence GTGAGCGTCTCGGCGGCCTTCATCAAACGCCCGATCGGCACCTCGCTGCTGGCCATGGCGTTGCTGTTGCTGGGCCTGGTGGCCTGGCCGCTGCTGCCGGTGGCGCCGCTGCCGCAGGTCGATTTCCCCACCATCCAGGTCTCGGCCAGCCTGCCCGGCGCCAGCCCGCAGACCATGGCCTCGAACGTGGCGCAGCCGCTGGAGCGGCAGCTGTCGCTGATTCCGGGCCTGAGCCAGATGACTTCGACCAGCGCGCTCGGCTCGACCCAGGTGACGCTGCAGTTCGACCTGGACCGCAACATCGACGCTGCCGCGCTCGATGTGCAGACCGCGATCAACGCCGCGTCCGGGCAGTTGCCGAGCGGGCTGCCGAGCGCACCGAGCTTCCGCAAGATCAACCCGGCCGAATCGGCGTCGCTGATCCTGGCGGTGCAGTCGCGGGTGTTGCCGCTGACCCAGGTCGACGACTACGCCGACAACGTGCTGGCGCAGCAGATCTCGCGCATCTCCGGGGTGGGCCTGGTCAACCTGTACGGTGCGCAGAAGCCGGCGGTGCGCGTGCAGGTGGATCCGGCCAAGCTGGCGGCGCTTGGCCTGAGCCTGGAGGACATCCGCTCGGTGATCGCCACCACCACGGTGAACGCGGCCACCGGCTCGATCGATGGCGCGCGCCAGGCCTTCACTGTCTCCACCAACGATCAACTGCTGCAGAGCCAGGCCTGGAACGACGCGGTGCTGGCCTGGCGCAACGGCGCGCCGATCCGCGTGCACGACGTCGGCACCGCGGTGGACGGGCCGGAGAACGCCAAGATCGCCGCCTGGGGCTACGCTGGCGCCGCCGCACCGGCCGACAGCGGCATCGTCGATGGCCGCGCGATCATGATCGCCATCACCAAGCAGCCCGGCGCCAACGTCATCGACACGGTGGAACAGGTCAAGGCCGCGCTGCCCAAGCTGATGGCGTCGATCCCGCCCAGCGTCAGCGTCAAGATCCTCGCCGACCGCACGCAGAATATCCGCGCCTCGGTCAGGGACGTGGAGTTCACCCTGCTGCTGTCGATCGTGCTGGTGGTGGCGGTGATCTTCGTGTTCCTGCGCAGCGCGGTGGTCACCCTGATCCCGAGCCTGACCGTGCCGCTGGCGATCCTCGGCACCGCCGCGCTGATGTACGTGCTCGGCTACAGCCTGGACAACCTGTCGCTGATGGGCCTGACCATCGCCGTCGGCTTCGTGGTGGACGATGCCATCGTGATGCTGGAGAACATCTACCGGCACATCGAGGACGGCATGGCGCCGCTGCAGGCGGCGCTGCAGGGCGCGGCCGAGATCGGCTTCACCCTGGTCTCGATCTCGGTGTCGCTGGTGGCGGTGTTCATCCCGCTGCTGCTGATGGGCGGCATCGTCGGCCGCCTGTTCCGCGAGTTCGCGGTGACCGTGAGCCTGACCATCCTGGTGTCGTTGCTGGTGTCGCTGACCCTGACCCCGATGCTGTGCGCGCGCCTGCTCAAGCCACACGCCGGGCAGGCGCAGGGGCGCCTGGCGCGCGCGTTCGAGCGCGGCTTCGACGCGCTGCTGGCGGCCTACCGGCGCGGCCTGGAGACGGTGCTGCGGCATCCGCGGCTGACCCTGGCCAGCTTCCTGCTGACCGTGGCCACCAGCGTGGCGCTGTTCGTGGTGATGCCCAAGGGCTTCTTCCCGCAGCAGGACACCGGCTTCATCTCCGGCACCGCCGATTCGGCGCAGGATTCGTCCTCGGCGGCGATGCGCACGCGCATGCTGCAACTGGCCGACATCATCCGCCGCGATCCGGACGTGCTGTCCTTCGGCATGCAGGCCGGCGCCAGCACCTTCAACTCCGGCACCTTCTCGATCGCGCTCAAGCCCAAGGATTCGGGCCGCACCGCCAGCGCCGACCAGGTGATCGCGCGGCTGCGCAAGCACCTGGCGCACGTGCAGGGCGTCACCCTGTTCATGCAGGCCGGGCAGGACATCAACGTCGGCGGCCGCCTGGCCCGCACCCAGTACCAGTACACCCTGACCGACGCCAACCTGGACGAGCTCAACACCTGGGCGCCGAAGTTGCTGAAGGCGTTCCGGGCGCTGCCGCAACTGACCGACGTGGCCTCCGACCAGCAGAACGCCGCGCCGATCGCCAGCCTGACCATCGACCGCCAGCGCGCGGCCAGCTTCGGCATCACCCCGCAGCAGATCGACGCGACCATCAACGACGCCATCGGCCAGCGCCAGGTCGCGCAGTACTTCACCCAGCTCAACAGCTACCACGTGGTGCTGGAAGTGACGCCGGCGCTGCAGGGCGATCCGTCGCTGTTCCAGCGGCTGTACCTGACCTCGCCGCTGACTGGCAAGCAGGTGCCGCTGTCCACCTTCGCCACGCTCGACACCAGCAAGACCGGCTACCTGTCGGTGAGCCACCAGGGCCAGTTCCCGGCGGTGACCATCTCCTTCAACCTGGCGCCGGGCGCGGCACTGGGCGACGCGGTGGACGCGATCCAGCAGGCCCAGGCGCAGCTGCGGGTGCCGGCCACGCTCAGCGGCAGCTTCCAGGGCACGGCGCAGGCGTTCAGCGCCTCGCTGCGCACCCAGCCGTACCTGATCCTGGCGGCGTTGATCGCGGTCTACATCGTGCTCGGCCTGCTCTACGAGAGCTACATCCACCCGCTGACCATCCTCTCCACCCTGCCCTCGGCCGGCGTCGGCGCGCTGCTGATCCTGATGGCCGGCGGCTACGACTTGAGCGTGATTGCGATGATCGGCATCATCCTGCTGATCGGCATCGTCAAGAAGAACGGGATCATGATGGTGGACTTCGCCCTGCATGCCGAACGCGAACGCGGGCTGTCCTCGCGCGATGCGATCTTCGAGGCCTGCCTGATGCGCTTCCGGCCGATCATGATGACCACCCTGTGCGCCCTGCTCGGCGGCCTGCCGCTAATGCTCAACCACGGCGCCGGGTCGGAACTGCGGCGGCCGCTGGGCTATGCGATGGTCGGCGGGCTGCTGCTGTCGCAACTGCTGACCCTGTTCAGTACGCCGATCGTGTACCTGTACCTGGACCGCCTGCACGGCTGGTACCTGCAGCGGCGCCAGGCACGTCGCGCACGCACCGCCGCGCCGGAGGCGCTGCAGCCATGA
- a CDS encoding heavy metal response regulator transcription factor — translation MKVLIVEDERKTADYLQQGLSEQGCTVDVAYDGIDGQHLALHYDFDVIVLDAMLPGLDGFAILRSLRSVKSTPVIMLTARDSVEDRVKGLREGADDYLIKPFSFIELLARLQVLARRGRVQESTLLRVGELQIDMISRKAMRGRQRLDLTAKEFALLAVLARHQGEILSKTAIAEMVWDMNFDSNTNVVEVAIKRLRAKIDVPFDAPLLHTVRGMGYVLEEREDASG, via the coding sequence ATGAAGGTGCTGATCGTCGAGGACGAGCGCAAGACCGCCGACTACCTGCAGCAGGGACTGAGCGAACAGGGCTGCACGGTCGACGTGGCCTACGACGGCATCGACGGCCAGCACCTGGCCCTGCACTACGACTTCGACGTGATCGTGCTCGACGCGATGCTGCCGGGCCTGGACGGCTTCGCCATCCTGCGCTCGCTGCGTTCGGTGAAGAGCACGCCGGTGATCATGCTGACCGCGCGCGACAGCGTGGAGGACCGGGTCAAGGGCCTGCGCGAGGGCGCCGACGACTACCTGATCAAGCCGTTCTCCTTCATCGAACTGCTGGCGCGGCTGCAGGTGCTGGCACGGCGCGGCCGCGTCCAGGAAAGCACGCTGCTGCGCGTGGGCGAGCTGCAGATCGACATGATCAGCCGCAAGGCCATGCGCGGCCGGCAGCGGCTGGACCTGACCGCCAAGGAGTTCGCGCTGCTGGCGGTGCTGGCCCGGCACCAGGGCGAGATCCTGTCCAAGACCGCGATCGCCGAGATGGTCTGGGACATGAACTTCGACAGCAACACCAACGTGGTGGAAGTGGCGATCAAGCGCCTGCGCGCCAAGATCGACGTGCCGTTCGACGCCCCGCTGCTGCACACCGTGCGCGGCATGGGCTACGTGCTGGAAGAACGCGAGGACGCGAGCGGGTGA
- a CDS encoding heavy metal sensor histidine kinase, whose protein sequence is MSAPARPSIALRLAGLFAATALLGFALIGLVLHQVLEHELRRHQREELRSHMDAVRYMLVNSRSPELAAHARTRLASVSSAPDLRFWLWSEDPAFRYGRGAEAMAAATRGHSGLVRIGDPQALGIADAQPLSWQAIGQALPATPVRPPVQLIAAMDSAPFALTRRRFDIALALVTLAGTALVGALGYWTAKLGLRPVQRLSADAQRIGPHDRRRLDLPRLPRELEDLGASLNAAFDRLDAAYAQQESFNADVAHELRTPLASLIGQTQVALTRHRDAQQLRQVLQSNLEELERLRAIVADMLFLARAEQGQRARQCEDASLAEEVGKTVEFFEVLLDEAGLQVEVRGDVVVPVEKSLLRRALSNLLHNAIQHSAGHAPIVVEIVQRGGEALIAFSNPSVALAPEHLQRLFDRFYRGDAARANSRESHGLGLAIVKAVATMHGGRVFAQHRDGITTIGFSVALDGAATGVPAHAALRW, encoded by the coding sequence GTGAGCGCGCCGGCGCGGCCCTCGATCGCGCTGCGCCTGGCCGGCCTGTTCGCGGCCACCGCGCTGCTCGGCTTCGCCCTGATCGGGCTGGTGCTGCATCAGGTGCTGGAGCACGAACTGCGCCGGCACCAGCGCGAGGAACTGCGCTCGCACATGGACGCGGTGCGGTACATGCTGGTCAACAGCCGCTCGCCGGAGCTGGCCGCACATGCGCGCACGCGCCTGGCCAGCGTCTCCAGCGCGCCGGACCTGCGCTTCTGGCTGTGGAGCGAGGACCCGGCGTTCCGCTACGGGCGCGGCGCCGAGGCGATGGCGGCGGCCACGCGCGGCCATAGCGGGCTGGTGCGCATCGGCGATCCGCAGGCGCTGGGCATCGCCGACGCGCAGCCGCTATCGTGGCAGGCCATCGGCCAGGCGCTGCCGGCCACGCCGGTGCGCCCGCCGGTGCAACTGATCGCGGCGATGGACAGCGCCCCGTTCGCGCTCACCCGGCGCCGCTTCGACATCGCCCTGGCGCTGGTCACGCTGGCCGGCACTGCGCTGGTCGGCGCGCTGGGCTACTGGACCGCCAAGCTCGGCCTGCGCCCGGTGCAGCGGCTGTCGGCCGATGCGCAGCGCATCGGCCCGCACGACCGGCGGCGCCTGGACCTGCCGCGGCTGCCGCGCGAACTGGAAGACCTGGGCGCGTCGTTGAACGCGGCCTTCGACCGGCTCGATGCGGCCTATGCGCAGCAGGAAAGCTTCAATGCCGACGTCGCCCACGAACTGCGCACGCCGCTGGCCAGCCTGATCGGCCAGACCCAGGTGGCGCTGACCCGCCACCGCGACGCGCAACAGTTGCGCCAGGTGCTGCAGTCGAACCTGGAGGAACTGGAACGGCTGCGCGCGATCGTCGCCGACATGCTGTTCCTGGCCCGCGCCGAGCAGGGCCAGCGTGCGCGCCAGTGCGAGGACGCGTCGCTGGCCGAGGAAGTCGGCAAGACCGTGGAGTTCTTCGAGGTGCTGCTGGACGAGGCCGGCTTGCAGGTGGAGGTGCGCGGCGACGTGGTGGTGCCGGTCGAGAAGTCGCTGCTGCGGCGCGCGCTGTCCAACCTGCTGCACAACGCCATCCAGCACTCGGCCGGTCACGCGCCGATCGTGGTGGAGATCGTGCAGCGCGGCGGCGAGGCGCTGATCGCCTTCTCCAACCCCAGCGTGGCGCTGGCGCCGGAGCATCTGCAGCGCCTGTTCGACCGCTTCTACCGCGGCGACGCCGCCCGCGCCAACAGCCGCGAGAGCCACGGCCTGGGATTGGCGATCGTCAAGGCAGTAGCGACCATGCACGGCGGGCGCGTGTTCGCGCAGCACCGCGACGGCATCACCACGATCGGGTTTTCGGTGGCGCTGGACGGCGCCGCTACCGGCGTGCCGGCGCACGCCGCGCTGCGCTGGTAA
- a CDS encoding MBL fold metallo-hydrolase, whose amino-acid sequence MKLWSIQGNSQKLDGGAMFGNAPKAMWQQWAAPDDGNRIALACRALLASPLVGKTVLFETGIGAFFPPALRERYGVQEARHVLLDSLQDAGFAHTDIDVVVLSHLHFDHAGGLLAAYREGAAPELLFPNAQFLVGAAHWQRALHPHPRDRASFIPELPGLLEASGRLELVDGEYSRTLGEAVRFRFSDGHTPGLMLAEIVGPGHGEDGQAHGGVAFCADLIPGRSWVHVPITMGYDRNAELLIDEKRAFLEDALARDVRLFFTHDPDCALAQLQRDAKGRFVTAHELPALQARALAA is encoded by the coding sequence ATGAAACTCTGGTCCATCCAAGGCAACTCGCAGAAACTCGACGGCGGCGCGATGTTCGGCAACGCGCCCAAGGCGATGTGGCAGCAATGGGCCGCGCCCGACGACGGCAACCGCATCGCGCTGGCCTGCCGCGCGCTGCTGGCCAGCCCGCTGGTCGGCAAGACCGTGCTGTTCGAAACCGGGATCGGCGCGTTCTTCCCGCCGGCGCTGCGCGAGCGCTACGGCGTGCAGGAGGCGCGCCACGTGCTGCTGGATTCGCTGCAGGACGCCGGCTTCGCGCATACCGACATCGACGTGGTGGTGCTGAGCCATCTGCACTTCGATCATGCCGGGGGCCTGTTGGCCGCCTACCGCGAGGGCGCCGCGCCGGAACTGCTGTTTCCCAACGCGCAGTTCCTGGTTGGCGCGGCGCACTGGCAACGCGCGCTGCACCCGCATCCGCGCGACCGCGCCAGCTTCATTCCGGAACTGCCCGGCCTGCTCGAGGCCAGCGGCCGGCTGGAGCTGGTCGACGGCGAGTATTCGCGTACGCTCGGCGAGGCGGTGCGATTCCGCTTCAGCGACGGCCACACGCCGGGGCTGATGCTGGCCGAGATCGTCGGCCCCGGCCACGGCGAGGATGGCCAGGCACACGGCGGGGTGGCGTTCTGCGCCGACCTGATCCCGGGCCGCTCGTGGGTGCACGTGCCGATCACCATGGGCTACGACCGCAACGCCGAACTGCTGATCGACGAGAAGCGCGCGTTCCTGGAAGACGCGCTGGCGCGCGACGTGCGCCTGTTCTTCACCCACGATCCGGACTGCGCGCTGGCGCAGCTCCAGCGCGATGCCAAGGGCCGTTTCGTCACCGCGCACGAACTGCCGGCGCTGCAGGCGCGCGCACTGGCCGCCTGA
- the ggt gene encoding gamma-glutamyltransferase, with protein MRSLVRRVLLLALVLTPSAWAEAPVAEATATAPAAHPPGAAIASGHRLATEAGLQILREGGNAFDAAVAVSSTLSVVEPISSGLGGGGFFLLHDAKTGKDVMLDARETAPESATPAAFLDAKGELDRDRSINGPWSAGIPGLPAALVELATKHGRLPLRQSLAPAIRIARDGFPVYARMAEGYQSRRKVMERYPGTREVYLRNGRPIAVGDVFKQPELANTLQLLADKGFDGFYRGATAKKLLAGVKQAGGRWTAEELAGYTIKERTPIRFDYKGWTITTAPPPSSGGIALASMLQILEGYDLKTMDPVHRVHLTVEAMRRAYRDRTFFLGDPDFTHVPQRILLSKDYAVGLRSTINPEKATPSDLLSGQPTPLEDDETTHFSIIDGEGNRVGATQTVNLLYGSGLIPKGTGVLLNNEMDDFALRPGTPNAFGVMGYAANAPKPGKRPLSSMSPTFMENADKAIVLGTPGGSRIITMVLLGILGYDDGLTAQQVAALPRYHHQWLPDVIEAETGTFDAATAKGLEAMGHTLKLPGDTAEDGHGSSHVWGNLQTVEWDKRRNVLSGGSDPRNEVGSAEVLQTAPAP; from the coding sequence ATGAGAAGCCTCGTCCGCCGTGTCCTGCTGCTCGCCCTGGTCCTGACGCCGTCGGCGTGGGCCGAGGCGCCGGTCGCCGAGGCGACCGCCACCGCCCCGGCCGCGCATCCGCCCGGCGCCGCGATCGCCAGCGGCCATCGCCTGGCCACCGAGGCCGGCCTGCAGATCCTGCGCGAGGGCGGCAACGCCTTCGACGCCGCGGTGGCGGTGTCCTCGACGCTGTCGGTGGTCGAACCGATCAGTTCCGGCCTCGGCGGTGGCGGCTTCTTCCTGCTGCACGACGCCAAGACCGGCAAGGACGTGATGCTGGATGCGCGCGAGACCGCGCCGGAATCGGCGACGCCGGCCGCGTTCCTGGACGCCAAGGGCGAGCTGGACCGCGATCGCTCCATCAACGGCCCGTGGTCGGCCGGCATTCCGGGGTTGCCGGCGGCGCTGGTGGAACTGGCGACCAAGCACGGCCGGCTGCCGCTGCGGCAGTCGCTGGCGCCGGCGATCCGCATCGCCCGCGACGGCTTCCCGGTCTACGCGCGCATGGCCGAGGGCTACCAGTCGCGGCGCAAGGTGATGGAGCGCTATCCCGGCACCCGCGAGGTCTACCTGCGCAACGGCCGGCCGATCGCGGTGGGCGACGTATTCAAGCAGCCGGAACTGGCCAACACGCTGCAACTGCTGGCCGACAAGGGCTTCGACGGTTTCTACCGTGGCGCCACCGCCAAGAAGCTGCTGGCCGGCGTGAAGCAGGCCGGCGGGCGCTGGACCGCGGAGGAACTGGCCGGCTACACGATCAAGGAACGCACCCCGATCCGCTTCGACTACAAGGGCTGGACCATCACCACCGCGCCGCCGCCGTCCTCCGGCGGCATCGCCCTGGCCAGCATGCTGCAGATCCTGGAGGGCTACGACCTCAAGACCATGGACCCGGTGCACCGCGTGCACCTGACCGTGGAGGCGATGCGTCGCGCCTACCGCGACCGCACCTTCTTCCTGGGCGATCCGGATTTCACCCACGTGCCGCAGCGCATCCTGCTCAGCAAGGACTATGCGGTGGGCCTGCGCTCGACGATCAACCCGGAGAAGGCCACGCCCAGCGACCTGCTGTCCGGCCAGCCGACCCCGCTGGAAGACGACGAGACCACGCATTTCTCGATCATCGACGGCGAGGGCAACCGCGTCGGCGCCACCCAGACGGTCAACCTGCTGTACGGCTCCGGGCTGATCCCCAAGGGCACCGGCGTGCTGCTCAACAACGAGATGGACGATTTCGCGCTGCGTCCGGGCACGCCCAACGCCTTCGGGGTGATGGGCTACGCGGCCAACGCGCCCAAGCCGGGCAAGCGCCCGCTCAGTTCGATGTCGCCGACCTTCATGGAGAACGCGGACAAGGCGATCGTGCTCGGCACCCCGGGCGGCAGCCGCATCATCACCATGGTGCTGCTCGGCATCCTCGGCTACGACGACGGCCTCACGGCGCAGCAGGTCGCCGCGCTGCCGCGCTACCACCACCAGTGGCTGCCGGACGTGATCGAGGCGGAGACCGGCACCTTCGACGCGGCCACGGCCAAGGGCCTGGAAGCCATGGGACACACGCTCAAGCTGCCTGGCGACACGGCCGAGGACGGTCACGGCTCCAGCCACGTCTGGGGCAACCTGCAGACGGTGGAATGGGACAAGCGCCGCAACGTGCTCAGCGGCGGCAGCGACCCGCGCAACGAAGTCGGCAGCGCCGAAGTGCTGCAGACCGCGCCGGCGCCCTGA
- a CDS encoding YfhL family 4Fe-4S dicluster ferredoxin gives MSLKINELCVNCDVCEPACPNQAIAMGETIYVIDPARCTECVGHFDEPQCVVVCPVECIDPDPAIPETHAQLLAKLQRLQRDHPELYPQEPPAA, from the coding sequence ATGTCCCTCAAGATCAACGAGCTCTGCGTCAACTGCGACGTCTGCGAGCCGGCCTGCCCGAACCAGGCCATCGCCATGGGCGAGACGATCTACGTGATCGACCCCGCCCGCTGTACCGAATGCGTCGGCCATTTCGACGAGCCGCAGTGCGTGGTGGTGTGCCCGGTGGAGTGCATCGACCCCGACCCGGCCATCCCGGAGACCCACGCCCAGTTGCTGGCCAAGCTGCAGCGCCTGCAGCGCGACCACCCCGAGTTGTACCCACAGGAGCCCCCCGCCGCATGA
- the coaD gene encoding pantetheine-phosphate adenylyltransferase: MTVAHSRIAVYPGTFDPITNGHIDLVNRAAPLFEQVIVGVAQSPSKGPTLPLDLRVSLAREALAGHRNVEVLGFDTLLAHFVRSVGGGVLLRGLRAVSDFEYEFQMASMNRHLIPEVETLFLTPAEQHSFISSSLVREIARLGGDVSGFVPPSVVQALVQARQAAAQR; encoded by the coding sequence ATGACCGTGGCCCATAGCCGCATCGCCGTCTATCCCGGCACCTTCGATCCGATCACCAACGGCCATATCGATCTGGTCAACCGTGCCGCACCGCTGTTCGAGCAGGTGATCGTGGGCGTGGCGCAGAGCCCCTCCAAGGGGCCGACCCTGCCGCTGGACCTGCGCGTGTCGCTGGCCCGCGAGGCGCTGGCCGGGCACCGCAACGTGGAAGTGCTGGGCTTCGACACGCTGCTGGCGCATTTCGTGCGCTCGGTCGGCGGCGGCGTGCTGCTGCGCGGCCTGCGCGCGGTGTCGGACTTCGAATACGAGTTCCAGATGGCGAGCATGAACAGGCATCTGATCCCGGAGGTGGAGACCCTGTTCCTCACCCCGGCCGAGCAACACAGCTTCATTTCGTCCTCGTTGGTGCGCGAGATCGCGCGCCTGGGCGGGGACGTCTCCGGCTTCGTGCCGCCGTCGGTGGTGCAGGCGCTGGTCCAGGCCCGCCAGGCCGCCGCGCAGCGCTGA
- the rsmD gene encoding 16S rRNA (guanine(966)-N(2))-methyltransferase RsmD, which produces MSRPGGGQVRIIGGRWRNTRLPVPDLAGLRPTSDRVRETLFNWLQPVLPGARVLDLFAGSGALGLEAVSRGAAGAVLVERDPGQAAQLRATVARLQAQDQVQVVQGDALRWLAEAPAEALADIAFVDPPFAAGLWDAVLQRLPARLAADAWLYLESPAGQAPAVPASWALYREGGSREVRAALYRRTAATLPGDLHAVPDA; this is translated from the coding sequence ATGAGCCGTCCCGGCGGCGGCCAGGTGCGGATCATCGGCGGGCGCTGGCGCAATACGCGGCTGCCGGTGCCAGACCTGGCCGGGCTGCGCCCGACCTCCGACCGGGTCCGCGAGACCCTGTTCAACTGGCTGCAGCCGGTGCTGCCCGGGGCGCGGGTGCTGGACCTGTTCGCCGGCAGCGGCGCGCTGGGGCTGGAGGCGGTGTCGCGCGGCGCGGCCGGCGCGGTGCTGGTCGAACGCGATCCGGGCCAGGCGGCGCAGTTGCGCGCCACGGTCGCGCGGCTGCAGGCGCAGGACCAGGTGCAGGTGGTGCAGGGCGATGCGCTGCGCTGGCTGGCCGAGGCGCCGGCCGAGGCCCTGGCGGACATCGCCTTCGTCGATCCGCCGTTCGCCGCCGGGCTGTGGGACGCGGTGCTGCAGCGCCTGCCGGCGCGGCTGGCGGCCGATGCCTGGCTGTACCTGGAGTCGCCGGCCGGGCAGGCGCCCGCAGTGCCGGCGTCCTGGGCGCTGTACCGCGAGGGCGGCAGCCGCGAGGTCCGCGCTGCCCTGTACCGGCGCACCGCTGCTACACTTCCCGGCGACCTTCACGCGGTACCCGACGCATGA